In Ktedonobacteraceae bacterium, a genomic segment contains:
- a CDS encoding LLM class flavin-dependent oxidoreductase, producing the protein MHIGIALPTAVPGTSGHLLLEWVRKADSGPFSSLTVLDHTNSGSYEPFTVLAAAAALTQRVRLAIILPGGSLRTTLLLAKVTTSIDALSQGRLIVGLALGGHPQGYAALGIDPPSHGKLLTGQLSALRALWNERPLGPKLAHSGGPPLLLGGPGEQVAARIALAADGLVAGQDAQHFARAARQVRAAWAGTGRPGRPQLWAVGHFALGDDAAEGGRRYLRESFAFAGPSFAQEMVAQLLASPDAIMRCLHAFEEAGCDEFVFSPTVADLAQLDRLITVLQGRRQT; encoded by the coding sequence ATGCATATCGGCATAGCACTGCCGACCGCTGTCCCCGGCACCAGTGGACACCTGCTGCTAGAGTGGGTGCGCAAAGCCGATAGCGGACCCTTCTCCAGTCTCACGGTGCTGGATCACACGAACAGCGGGAGCTACGAACCCTTTACCGTCCTGGCGGCGGCAGCAGCACTCACGCAGCGCGTTCGGCTGGCCATCATCCTCCCTGGTGGCTCGCTACGCACCACGTTGCTGCTGGCTAAAGTGACGACGTCCATCGATGCACTCTCGCAGGGTCGCCTGATTGTGGGTCTGGCATTGGGAGGTCACCCGCAGGGCTATGCGGCCCTGGGCATCGATCCTCCCTCCCATGGCAAGCTGCTGACCGGCCAGCTCTCGGCCCTGCGTGCGCTCTGGAACGAACGACCCCTCGGGCCAAAACTCGCCCACTCTGGTGGACCGCCTCTTCTGTTAGGAGGACCAGGGGAGCAGGTGGCGGCCCGGATTGCACTGGCTGCTGATGGCTTGGTCGCAGGACAGGATGCGCAGCACTTTGCACGGGCTGCCCGGCAGGTAAGGGCAGCCTGGGCTGGGACTGGACGTCCAGGGCGGCCGCAACTATGGGCAGTAGGTCACTTCGCGCTGGGTGACGATGCTGCTGAGGGAGGCAGGCGCTACCTGCGGGAGTCCTTTGCCTTTGCCGGCCCTTCGTTCGCACAAGAAATGGTGGCACAGCTCCTGGCAAGTCCTGACGCCATCATGCGTTGTCTCCATGCCTTCGAAGAGGCCGGATGCGATGAGTTCGTCTTCTCTCCAACCGTTGCTGACCTGGCGCAACTGGATCGATTGATCACGGTTCTCCAGGGACGAAGGCAAACGTAA
- a CDS encoding NUDIX hydrolase produces the protein MTELIDHQKELEALFQHYGNPLVSETVSVGSPTFWESQTNNRSREVCMVILRANSRVLTFTKTFYPKGLYRLLTGGVEFHESVLEALAREVYEETGLQMTPQRLLAVISYRAEHDQESVQASIRFTTFAFLFHQEEEGFPSVVDEQENLLGYGEVAIDDLCKIATELDALPDIYCDQLGTTWKEWGQFRSVIHRTMYQALTSL, from the coding sequence ATGACTGAACTGATTGATCACCAGAAGGAACTGGAAGCCCTCTTCCAACACTATGGGAATCCTCTCGTGAGCGAAACGGTCTCTGTTGGGTCACCTACGTTTTGGGAAAGCCAGACAAACAATCGCTCTCGCGAAGTGTGCATGGTTATTCTTCGTGCAAATAGTCGTGTTTTAACGTTTACCAAGACCTTTTATCCAAAGGGATTGTACCGGTTATTGACGGGTGGCGTTGAGTTTCATGAAAGCGTGTTGGAAGCACTTGCTAGAGAAGTCTATGAGGAAACTGGATTGCAGATGACTCCTCAACGGCTCTTAGCGGTCATCTCCTATCGGGCAGAACATGATCAGGAAAGCGTACAGGCTTCCATTCGATTTACGACCTTTGCCTTTCTCTTCCATCAGGAGGAAGAGGGCTTTCCCAGCGTGGTCGATGAGCAAGAAAACCTCTTAGGGTATGGGGAGGTAGCCATTGATGACCTCTGTAAGATAGCCACAGAGCTTGACGCTTTGCCTGACATCTATTGCGATCAATTGGGGACGACCTGGAAGGAATGGGGACAGTTCAGATCGGTGATCCATCGAACTATGTACCAAGCCTTAACTTCCTTGTAA
- a CDS encoding alpha/beta hydrolase — translation MGGRRQIWQELGYVDRLCQHFQVMTMDRRGMGESDLPTEPGAYTVEKLLDDIYRVADACGAQHFLMWGHSFGGSQTLHLAARSNRITRAVVAGSFFGRVYPEERIEPIVAELQHILAAQREGNLASLDMEPEEQTLVEQRNIPALIACWQALVSWPVVEPDEVRCPLLVYAGSRDDRVVKPLLERQHEMEKAGISLHIFEHLDHEQELSERDIVFPPAFAFLRGAPVS, via the coding sequence ATTGGCGGACGCCGCCAGATCTGGCAGGAGTTGGGATATGTGGATCGCCTCTGTCAGCACTTTCAGGTGATGACGATGGATCGGCGAGGCATGGGGGAAAGTGACCTGCCGACGGAACCAGGAGCCTACACGGTCGAAAAACTGCTTGATGATATCTACCGTGTTGCCGATGCCTGTGGGGCCCAGCACTTCCTCATGTGGGGGCACTCGTTTGGCGGTTCTCAAACCCTTCACCTCGCTGCACGCTCCAACCGGATTACCCGCGCGGTGGTGGCTGGCAGCTTTTTTGGCCGTGTGTATCCCGAAGAGCGCATCGAACCCATTGTCGCTGAGTTGCAGCACATCCTCGCTGCACAACGAGAGGGCAACCTTGCCAGCCTTGACATGGAGCCCGAGGAACAGACCTTGGTTGAGCAGAGAAATATCCCTGCCCTGATCGCCTGCTGGCAAGCCCTCGTTTCCTGGCCGGTGGTGGAGCCGGATGAAGTGCGTTGCCCCCTCTTAGTGTATGCCGGCTCGCGCGATGATCGTGTGGTCAAGCCACTCCTGGAGCGCCAGCACGAGATGGAAAAAGCCGGCATTTCCCTTCACATCTTTGAGCATCTCGATCACGAACAAGAACTCAGTGAAAGAGACATTGTTTTTCCCCCGGCATTCGCCTTTTTGCGAGGCGCTCCTGTTTCTTGA
- a CDS encoding FAD-binding oxidoreductase, giving the protein MFSTSINPKALQDFKASLHGDVIGPNDEGYENARRVWNGIVDRHPALIVQCVDVSDVIAAVQFARRQDLTVAVRGGGHDVSGHGVCDDGLVIDLSPMKGIQVDPEKRVARAEAGLTSGEFLRATEPFGLVIPTGVFSTVGLSGLTLGGGIGWLTSRYGLTIDNLLAVEIVTADGIQLTASATEHPDLFWAVRGGGGNFGVVTALTFQLHPLAQVLRGGVIHPLARAREVLRFYREYSRQCPDELTVNASLTTGPDGHPVVILDACYCGDDLVEGERVLAPLRTFGPPLVDLIRPMSVLESTTLLDFVNQPGRSYAYHAEALPHLSDEALDTAIAFGSARPSPLSTVVFYQIHGAAMRVDPAATAFALRHDHSILEMIAQWAEGEAQPHLEWIERFGRAIQPFAEEGVYVNFLTDEGEARIRASYGDNYERLVQVKNRYDPTNFFHVNQNIKPAK; this is encoded by the coding sequence ATGTTTTCCACATCCATCAATCCCAAGGCTCTTCAAGACTTCAAAGCCAGCCTGCATGGCGACGTGATCGGCCCGAACGACGAGGGCTATGAAAATGCTCGCCGCGTCTGGAATGGCATAGTTGACAGGCACCCGGCCTTGATCGTGCAGTGTGTCGATGTCTCCGATGTCATTGCTGCTGTTCAATTTGCACGTCGTCAAGACCTGACGGTGGCGGTGCGTGGAGGAGGTCACGACGTGAGCGGTCATGGTGTCTGCGATGACGGGCTGGTGATCGACCTGTCTCCAATGAAAGGGATTCAGGTTGACCCAGAAAAGCGCGTGGCACGCGCCGAGGCAGGTCTGACCAGCGGGGAGTTCCTGCGCGCAACCGAGCCGTTCGGATTGGTGATCCCAACCGGAGTCTTCTCCACGGTCGGGCTGTCCGGCCTCACGCTTGGCGGCGGCATCGGCTGGCTGACGAGCCGCTACGGTCTGACCATCGATAATCTTCTTGCGGTCGAGATCGTCACGGCGGATGGGATACAGCTCACAGCCAGCGCAACAGAGCATCCAGACCTCTTCTGGGCAGTGCGGGGAGGAGGAGGCAACTTCGGCGTGGTCACGGCGTTGACCTTTCAACTGCACCCACTGGCACAGGTACTGCGAGGTGGGGTGATCCATCCCCTGGCACGCGCACGCGAGGTCTTGCGCTTTTATAGAGAGTACAGCAGGCAGTGCCCCGATGAACTGACCGTCAACGCCAGCCTGACCACGGGGCCGGACGGGCATCCGGTGGTCATCCTGGATGCCTGCTACTGTGGTGACGATCTCGTCGAGGGCGAGCGTGTGCTGGCACCCCTGCGCACCTTTGGCCCCCCGCTCGTCGATCTGATCCGCCCCATGTCCGTGCTAGAAAGCACGACGCTGTTGGACTTCGTCAACCAGCCCGGTCGATCTTACGCCTATCATGCGGAGGCGCTTCCTCACCTGAGCGATGAGGCGCTCGACACGGCCATCGCCTTTGGCTCCGCGCGTCCCTCGCCCCTCTCCACGGTGGTGTTCTATCAGATTCACGGCGCAGCCATGCGGGTCGATCCTGCGGCGACGGCCTTTGCCTTACGCCACGATCATTCCATCCTGGAGATGATTGCGCAATGGGCGGAAGGGGAGGCACAGCCCCATCTGGAGTGGATTGAGCGCTTCGGGAGAGCCATCCAACCGTTCGCTGAGGAAGGGGTCTATGTCAACTTCCTGACGGACGAGGGGGAAGCCCGCATCCGGGCCAGCTACGGTGACAATTATGAGCGGCTGGTGCAGGTCAAGAACAGGTACGACCCGACCAACTTCTTTCATGTAAACCAGAACATCAAACCGGCAAAATAG
- a CDS encoding MFS transporter: protein MAHDRSLRPWLVLAAVLCGFCMVVLDTTVMNIAIPTIQTSLKTDLPSVSWVLNAYNLMYAVLLFTVGRFADQYGRKRLFLLAMLLFSLASLGCALAPVCGRLPGTPAMSWLIGFRALQGMSAAGLTGVSPAIVMAVFPHEKRGAAHSGLCPALAGAALGDWPQHPRQRRDVCGSGARGHCLADWSDCRAGWDGRPLWTIAAASLLGRRVPSVLQGRVNAAYRFLGTGLAAGPLLGGPLAQVFGLRFAFIVCACDDPPEPDEHNPPDAPTNGNPKHRPATLSKNRHTFTLISASSFDDERPSKRSCLGNRQEVLLLLSHTCS, encoded by the coding sequence ATGGCGCATGACCGGTCCCTGAGACCCTGGCTGGTCCTGGCGGCGGTCCTCTGTGGTTTCTGCATGGTCGTCCTCGACACGACCGTCATGAACATTGCCATTCCCACCATCCAGACCAGCCTGAAGACAGATCTGCCCTCGGTCAGTTGGGTGCTCAACGCCTATAACCTGATGTATGCAGTACTCTTGTTCACCGTGGGGCGCTTTGCCGACCAATATGGACGCAAGCGCCTGTTCTTGCTCGCCATGCTCCTCTTCAGCCTGGCTTCCCTCGGCTGCGCGCTCGCGCCGGTCTGCGGGCGGCTCCCTGGTACGCCCGCCATGAGCTGGCTGATCGGCTTCCGCGCACTGCAGGGCATGAGCGCAGCCGGGCTGACCGGGGTCAGCCCGGCGATTGTGATGGCCGTTTTCCCGCATGAAAAACGTGGTGCCGCCCATAGCGGTCTATGTCCAGCGCTGGCTGGGGCGGCACTGGGCGATTGGCCTCAACATCCTCGGCAACGCCGTGATGTTTGCGGCTCCGGCGCTCGTGGCCACTGCCTGGCTGATTGGAGCGACTGCCGTGCTGGGTGGGATGGCCGGCCCCTGTGGACCATCGCGGCAGCATCCCTGCTTGGACGCAGGGTTCCTTCCGTATTGCAGGGACGGGTCAATGCCGCCTACCGCTTCCTGGGCACCGGGTTGGCGGCGGGTCCACTGCTCGGGGGCCCGCTGGCGCAGGTGTTTGGCCTCCGCTTCGCGTTCATCGTGTGCGCCTGCGATGATCCCCCAGAACCAGATGAGCACAATCCACCCGATGCTCCAACCAATGGGAACCCGAAGCACAGACCAGCAACACTATCGAAGAACAGACACACGTTCACACTCATCTCTGCTTCTTCCTTTGACGATGAAAGGCCGTCCAAGCGATCCTGCCTGGGCAACCGACAGGAGGTACTGCTCCTATTGTCGCACACATGTTCGTGA
- a CDS encoding PD-(D/E)XK nuclease family protein, with protein sequence MTMHSRKTAFTWCLNQRDLTPPRGRPEAPFGPTSIEMIRTCGLRACFERSQGYERRTAYAARVGIAFHNTLQSLTEYPIRSDNRSEIIAEAHRRFHHELSQQEEQKKSRPREQLLPRDEERIHRALEALASESLRLTKQFTSGRIGYENRGATGAEEVPLSEMKQISEGKVLVEIPIQSHDGLLTGRVDHAERLPTGLRLLDYKSALRDELPARYERQLQLYALLWYETFGEWPQEAWVTYPLTGAMYRVAIDPETCRAVENEARVLIKQVQECASVEQLATPGETCALCEFRPWCQPFWAWQANHPHLSIALQMAVLGFEGKIRTIELKGYYWVVTVEWREAEVRIVAPQERFPQLKKASPGMHIRVLDMRLQGQRYRPHAIVVENSEIFLVE encoded by the coding sequence ATGACTATGCATTCACGTAAGACCGCATTCACCTGGTGCCTGAACCAAAGAGACCTCACGCCGCCGCGTGGACGGCCTGAAGCACCGTTTGGGCCAACCTCCATTGAAATGATCCGTACTTGTGGATTGCGCGCGTGCTTTGAGCGATCGCAGGGCTATGAGCGCCGTACAGCGTACGCCGCACGAGTGGGCATCGCGTTTCACAATACGCTCCAATCGCTCACCGAGTATCCCATCAGGTCTGATAATCGAAGTGAAATCATTGCGGAAGCCCACCGGCGTTTTCATCACGAATTATCTCAACAAGAGGAACAGAAAAAAAGCCGCCCTCGTGAACAACTGCTTCCTCGTGACGAAGAACGGATACATCGCGCACTAGAGGCTCTCGCTTCCGAGTCGCTCCGCCTAACAAAGCAGTTTACAAGCGGGCGGATCGGGTATGAAAACCGAGGTGCAACGGGAGCGGAGGAAGTCCCCCTCTCTGAGATGAAGCAGATAAGTGAAGGGAAAGTGCTGGTCGAGATACCAATACAATCCCACGATGGGCTTCTCACTGGAAGGGTGGATCATGCCGAAAGGCTTCCTACAGGTCTGCGTCTGCTCGATTATAAATCTGCGTTACGTGACGAGCTACCTGCGCGGTATGAGCGGCAACTCCAGCTCTATGCGCTGCTGTGGTACGAGACATTTGGCGAGTGGCCACAGGAAGCGTGGGTGACCTATCCGCTCACAGGAGCCATGTACAGAGTAGCGATTGATCCCGAGACCTGTCGCGCTGTTGAGAATGAGGCTAGAGTATTGATCAAGCAGGTACAGGAATGTGCTTCAGTTGAACAACTCGCTACCCCTGGTGAGACCTGTGCCTTGTGCGAATTTCGTCCCTGGTGTCAACCATTCTGGGCGTGGCAGGCGAATCATCCTCACCTCTCTATAGCTCTGCAAATGGCTGTGCTAGGCTTCGAGGGAAAAATTAGAACAATAGAGCTAAAAGGGTATTACTGGGTCGTAACAGTGGAATGGCGCGAGGCTGAAGTCCGTATCGTTGCTCCTCAGGAGCGTTTTCCGCAGCTAAAAAAAGCTTCTCCAGGTATGCACATTCGCGTACTCGACATGCGACTGCAAGGGCAGCGTTACCGCCCACATGCGATTGTGGTCGAGAACTCAGAAATATTTCTCGTCGAGTAA